Proteins from one Desulfonema limicola genomic window:
- a CDS encoding UbiA family prenyltransferase — protein sequence MKFARLKLFFALSRTPHGLLDMAAPCFGACLWLGAFPSFYVIFIGLITVFAGYTAVYALNDVVDYHVDKKKIQHLPENKAPDLDAALVSHPMARGLLSFKEGLLWAGAWSFIALAGAYILNPVCALFFLGGCVLEAVYCLLLKVSPLRTIINGIVKTLGTLAAVYAVDPEPSLVYLAALFFTLFLWEIGGQNIPNDSTDIEEDTLVGAQTMPVRFGIDIAAYAVLVTLTGAFFLSLIILSLSQADFEFLYYAAAAGAGIFLLIIPAVKFYRSKNPVHAMILFNKASNFPAVMFLIVLFKLVF from the coding sequence TTGAAATTTGCAAGATTGAAATTGTTTTTTGCATTATCCAGAACACCTCATGGACTGCTGGATATGGCAGCACCATGTTTTGGTGCCTGTCTCTGGCTTGGAGCTTTTCCTTCCTTTTATGTGATTTTCATAGGGCTTATTACGGTTTTTGCAGGTTATACAGCAGTTTATGCTTTAAATGATGTTGTAGATTATCATGTTGATAAAAAAAAAATACAGCATTTACCTGAAAATAAAGCACCTGATCTTGATGCTGCCCTTGTAAGCCATCCAATGGCAAGGGGATTATTAAGCTTTAAAGAGGGGCTGCTGTGGGCTGGGGCATGGTCGTTTATTGCCCTGGCCGGGGCATATATTTTAAATCCTGTCTGCGCACTTTTCTTTCTGGGAGGCTGTGTGCTTGAGGCTGTTTACTGCCTGCTTCTCAAGGTCAGTCCTTTGAGGACAATTATTAACGGCATTGTTAAAACCCTTGGAACCCTTGCTGCTGTTTATGCTGTTGACCCTGAGCCTTCCCTGGTTTATTTGGCAGCATTGTTTTTTACCCTTTTTCTCTGGGAAATCGGGGGGCAGAACATACCCAATGACTCCACGGACATAGAAGAAGACACCCTTGTCGGAGCCCAGACAATGCCTGTAAGATTCGGCATTGATATTGCCGCTTATGCTGTACTTGTTACATTAACAGGTGCATTTTTTCTTAGTTTAATTATTCTAAGTCTTTCCCAGGCAGATTTTGAATTTTTATATTATGCAGCAGCAGCAGGGGCAGGGATTTTTCTGCTCATTATACCGGCAGTAAAATTTTACAGGTCAAAAAACCCTGTTCATGCAATGATATTGTTTAACAAAGCCAGTAATTTTCCTGCAGTCATGTTTTTAATTGTTTTATTCAAGCTTGTATTTTAA
- a CDS encoding epoxyqueuosine reductase, with the protein MDNLTFENIKTLIQDYVISYPEKTGEINIWRTPLAVSAEADERFNILPEIAAHDHALPCDLLDSAKTVIVLFIPFKKDLGLENHKGKIPCRNWGLAYESTNRLINSLCLNIKDYLEKYGYKSELMPATHNFDHKRLVSRWSHKHLGYIAGLGRFGINAQFITPSGCAGRLGSLVTEAEFGNTPLVTKKELCLHKNGHKCLVCIKRCPVGAVSESGINRQLCWERLKSNLEHTQELAGLENTTHVCGKCQVVVPCSFKIPQAR; encoded by the coding sequence ATGGATAATTTAACATTTGAAAATATTAAAACCTTAATCCAGGATTATGTTATCTCATATCCTGAAAAAACAGGGGAAATAAATATCTGGAGAACACCCCTTGCGGTATCTGCTGAAGCTGATGAACGGTTTAATATTTTGCCTGAAATTGCAGCTCATGACCATGCCCTGCCTTGTGATCTGCTGGATTCTGCAAAAACTGTAATTGTTTTGTTTATACCGTTTAAAAAAGATCTGGGACTTGAAAACCATAAAGGAAAAATCCCCTGCAGGAACTGGGGACTTGCTTATGAATCAACCAACAGGCTTATTAACAGCCTTTGCCTGAATATCAAAGACTATCTTGAAAAATATGGATATAAATCTGAATTAATGCCTGCTACCCATAATTTTGATCATAAAAGACTGGTTTCCAGATGGTCTCACAAACATCTTGGATATATTGCAGGACTTGGGAGATTTGGGATAAATGCCCAGTTTATAACGCCTTCAGGATGTGCGGGACGGCTGGGGTCCCTGGTAACAGAAGCTGAGTTCGGCAATACGCCCCTGGTAACAAAAAAAGAACTCTGTCTGCATAAAAACGGGCATAAATGCCTTGTCTGTATTAAACGCTGCCCTGTGGGAGCAGTATCAGAATCAGGTATTAACCGGCAGCTCTGCTGGGAGAGACTTAAATCAAACCTTGAACACACACAGGAGCTTGCAGGGCTTGAAAATACAACCCATGTATGCGGAAAATGCCAGGTAGTAGTGCCGTGCAGTTTTAAGATTCCTCAAGCCAGATAA
- a CDS encoding VacJ family lipoprotein, with translation MNKQIYLILVLILSIFFSGCAVHKKIEKSGKNLDTPRDHLGFLDVYDPLESLNRRVYRFNTIVDNNLIEPVIRVYKKIIPLFVRDRITNFFSNIDDVLVMGNCLLQAKTEKTGEVAARIMVNSIFGIAGLWDPATNFGLIKYREDFGQTLGFYGVRPGPYIMLPILGPSTLRDSGGKLIDSLSKMYFVNLSNINTSTDLSLSTADSLEFRASFPFSYGDFDSPFEYDIVRVLYMDMRNLMINDGLYLEENKKVNNTEK, from the coding sequence ATGAATAAACAGATTTACTTAATTCTTGTACTTATATTGAGTATTTTTTTTTCAGGATGCGCAGTTCATAAAAAAATCGAAAAATCAGGTAAAAACCTGGATACCCCCAGGGATCATCTTGGTTTTTTAGATGTTTATGATCCTTTGGAATCTCTTAACAGGAGGGTTTACAGGTTTAATACTATTGTGGATAATAATTTAATTGAACCTGTTATAAGGGTTTATAAAAAAATTATACCTTTGTTTGTAAGAGACAGGATTACAAATTTTTTTTCCAATATTGACGATGTGCTTGTCATGGGAAACTGCCTGTTACAGGCAAAGACTGAAAAAACAGGAGAAGTTGCTGCCCGGATTATGGTAAATTCAATCTTTGGCATTGCAGGACTTTGGGACCCGGCTACTAATTTCGGGCTGATAAAATACAGGGAAGATTTTGGACAGACCCTTGGTTTTTACGGTGTCAGACCAGGACCTTATATTATGCTGCCCATACTCGGGCCTTCTACATTAAGGGATTCAGGAGGAAAGCTGATTGACTCTTTAAGTAAAATGTATTTTGTTAATCTCAGCAATATAAATACTTCCACAGATTTATCTCTTTCAACTGCTGACAGCCTTGAATTCAGGGCATCGTTTCCTTTTAGCTACGGAGATTTTGACTCGCCTTTTGAATATGATATTGTACGGGTCTTATATATGGATATGAGAAACCTTATGATTAATGACGGTCTTTATCTTGAAGAAAATAAAAAAGTAAATAATACAGAAAAGTAA
- a CDS encoding twin-arginine translocase TatA/TatE family subunit: protein MFGMGMPEVLLILAIGLIVIGPKKLPELAKSLGRAMNEFKRATNEFKDTLELDPDVKKTFEDIDAELKKPIEIKPEKTGNKPVKNKIDIKQKQENTDNTSDDLDNDLPDTNIPAELLSEDDMDIVSNHIKEEKQGVKAK from the coding sequence ATGTTTGGCATGGGTATGCCTGAAGTATTATTAATATTGGCTATCGGTCTTATCGTTATAGGGCCTAAAAAACTTCCTGAACTGGCTAAATCCTTAGGCCGTGCAATGAATGAATTTAAACGCGCTACCAATGAATTCAAAGATACGCTGGAACTGGATCCAGATGTTAAAAAAACATTTGAAGATATTGATGCTGAATTAAAAAAGCCTATTGAAATCAAACCTGAAAAAACCGGGAATAAACCTGTTAAAAACAAGATAGATATTAAACAAAAACAGGAAAACACGGACAATACATCAGATGACCTGGATAATGATCTGCCAGATACTAATATACCAGCAGAGCTTTTATCAGAAGATGATATGGATATTGTATCAAACCATATAAAAGAGGAAAAGCAAGGGGTTAAAGCAAAATGA